Genomic segment of Thiomonas sp. FB-Cd:
CTGACTGGGCCGGGCAGCAACGCGCGCAGCGCGAACGCATCGCGTTTTACGACACGCGGGTGGACGAGGCCACCGAGCGGCTGCAGACCGAGTTTGACGCGGGGCACCTGGACACCGAAATCTGGCACCAGGCCAAACTGCACTACATCGGTTTGCTGACCAACCACCTGCAGCCCGAGCTTGCGGAGACGTTTTTCAACTCGGTCACGACGAAGATCCTGCACCGCCGGCATTTCCACAACGACATCCTGTTCGTGCGCCCGGCCATCTCCACCGAGTACATCGAGTACGACGAACCGGCTGCGCAACCTACCTTCCGCGCCTACTACCCCACGCACGACAGCCTGCGCGAGACGCTCACGCGCATCATCCACAATTTTCAGCTCCAGCGCCCGTTCGAGGACCTGGAGCGCGACATCGGGCTCGTGCTCCAGGCCGTGCAGCAGCGTCTGCAAGGCGCGCGGCTGCGCAGCAACTTCCAGATCCAGGTCCTGTCATCCCTCTTCTACCGCAACAAGGGCGCCTACGTGGTGGGCCGGATCATCAACGGCTTCTGGGAATTTCCCCTGACCCTGCCCATCCTGCACAACGAGCGCGGCCAGCTCATCATCGACACCGCGCTGCTGCATGAGGACGACCTGCTGCTGGTGTTCTCGTTTGCCCGCGCCTATTTCATGGTGGACATGGCCGTGCCCTCGGCCTACGTGCAGTTCCTGCGCAGCCTCATGCCGCGCAAGCCGCGCTCGGAGCTGTACAGCGCGCTGGGCCTGGCCAAGCAAGGCAAGACCCTGTTCTACCGGGACTTCCTCTACCACCTGCGGCATTCAAGCGACCGCTTCACCACGGCGCCCGGCATCAGGGGCATGGTGATGCTGGTGTTCACCCTGCCCTCGTTTCCCTTTGTCTTCAAGGTCATCCGCGACTTCTACCCCGCACCCAAGGACACCACGCGCGAGAAGATCAAGGCCAAGTATCTGCTGGTCAAGCAGCATGACCGCGTGGGGCGCATGGCCGACACGCTGGAGTATTCCAACGTGGCCTTTCCGCGCGAGCGTTTCGACCCCGAGCTCGTCGCCGAGCTCAAGGCCACCTGCGCCTCGCAACTGGAAGAGGACGGCAACCTGCTGGTCATCCGCCACTGCTACATCGAGCGACGCATGATTCCGCTCAACATCTACCTGCAGGAAGCCACGCCCGGGCAGCTCGAAGCCGCGGTGATCGATTACGGCAACGCCATCAAGGATCTGGTAGCGGCCAACATCTTCCCCGGCGACATGCTGTGGAAGAACTTCGGCATCACGCGTCACGGCAAGGTCGTGTTCTACGACTACGACGAAATCGAGTACATGACCGACTGCAATTTCCGCCGCGTCCCGCCCGCTCGCTGCGAGGAGGACGAAATGGCGGCCGAACCCTGGTATCCCGTCGGTGCCCACGATATCTTCCCGGAAACTTTCGGCACCTTCCTGCTTGGCAACCCCCAGGTGCGCGCGGTCTTCATGCGCCACCATGCCGACCTGCTCGACGCCGCCTACTGGCAGGCGCAGCAGCAGCGCACGCGTGAAGGCCATGTGTTCGACGTCTTTCCCTATGACACGAGCCGACGCTTCATCCATGGCGCGGCGCACGCGTCACCTTCCCCATCCGACGGCGAGTCCGGGCCCAGCCAGGCTGGCGCACCGGCTCCATCCTCGCCAGGATCCTTACAACCCACAACCCTTCTGGAGGTCTCATGAATGCCGATCCCATTGTCATTGTTTCCGCCGCGCGCACGCCCATCGGCGGCCTGCTCGGCGACTTCGCGTCCGTTCCTGCCTGGCAGCTCGGCGCTGCGGCCATTCGCGCCGCGGTGCAGCGCTCGGGAGTCGCGAGCGACGCGGTGGATGAAGTCCTCATGGGCAACTGCCTCATGGCCGGGCAGGGCCAGGCTCCGGCACGCCAGGCCGCGCTTGCCGCGGGCCTTCCGCAGTCGGCCGGTGCCGTGACCCTGTCCAAGATGTGCGGCTCGGGCATGCGCGCCATGATGTTCGCCCATGACATGCTGAGCGTGGGCTCGGCCTCCGTGCTGGTGGCCGGCGGCATGGAGAGCATGACCAACGCGCCGCACCTGGCTTTCGTGCGCAAGGGGGTCAAGTACGGACTGACGCAGTTCTACGATCACATGGCCCTGGACGGCCTGGAAGACGCCTACGACCGCGGCAAGGCCATGGGCGTGTTCGCCGAGAGCTGCGTGGCGAAATACAGCTTCACGCGCGAAGCCATGGACGCCTTCGCCATTGCCTCCACCGAGCGCAGCAAAAAGGCCAACGAGGATGGCAGCTTCAACTGGGAGATGGCGCCCGTGACGGTGGCTGGGCGCGGCGGCGATGTGCAGATCAGCCGCGACGAGCAGCCATTCAAGGCCAAGCTGGACAAGATTCCGGGGCTCAAGCCGGCCTTCAAGAAGGACGGCAGCATCACAGCGGCCACCTCCTCGAGCATTTCCGATGGCGCCGCCGCGCTCGTGTTGATGCGCCAGTCCACGGCGCAGCGCCTGGGTTGCACGCCCCTTGCGCGCATCGCAGCGCACGCGGTGCACGCGCAGGCGCCCGAGTGGTTCACCACGGCACCCGTGGGCGCCATCCACAAGGTGCTGGGCAAGGCCGAATGGCAGGCCAAGGATGTCGATCTGTGGGAGGTCAACGAGGCCTTTGCCGCCGTGACCATGGCAGCCATGCACGAATTCAGCCTGCCGCACGACATCGTCAATGTGCACGGCGGGGCGGTCGCACTGGGTCATCCGATCGGCGCCAGCGGTGCGCGCATCGTCGTCACGCTGCTGGGCGCGCTGCGCACGAGGGGCCTTAAAAAGGGCGTGGCCGCCTTGTGCATTGGCGGCGGCGAAGCCACGGCCATGGCCGTGGAGCTTCTGTGACCCGATGCGCGACAGGCCCGGTCCTTCAGTGCGGGGAAGGACAGGGCCGATGCCACAGGCATCCATCTTTGCTTGAAGTGACGCCGTATGCGCTGTATATTCACCCAGTCATGAAGCGACTCCAAGCCTTCAAGTACGAACTCATGGCGACCGGCGAACAGCAGCGCCAGATGCGCCGCTTCGCGGGCTCGTGCCGGGTCGTGTTCAATGAGGCGCTGGCGTTGCAAAAGACCCGCCACGAGCGGGGCGAGCAAAAGCTCGGCTACGCCGGGCTGTGCAAGGAACTCACGGCATGGCGCAACGGGGCACCGCTGCCTTCGGGGCGCGTTGCGCCCTGGCTGGCGGAGGCGCCGATCCACCCGTTGCAACAGGCGCTCAAGGATCTGGACCGCGCCTACACCCATTTCTTCGCCAAGCGCGCGGACTTTCCGCGATTCAAGAAGAAGGGCCAGGGCGCGAGCTTCCGCTACCCCGATCCCAAGCAGATCAAGCTCGATGCGGGGAACAGCCGCATCGCTCTGCCCAAGCTGGGGTGGCTGCGCTATCGCAACAGCCGGGATGTGCTCGGCGCGGTGCGCAACGTCACGGTGTCGAGCAGCGGCGGCACGTGGTTCGTGTCGATCCAGACCGAGCGTGAGGTCGAGCAGCCCATCCCGAGCGCCACCCGCGCCATCGGGATCGACGTGGGCATTGCCCGCTTCGCCACGTTCAGCGACGGTGCGTTTTTGCCACCGCTCAACAGTTTCAGGACGCACGCAGTGCGGCTTGCGCGGTACCAGCGGGCGATGAGCCGCAAGGTGCAGTTCAGCAAGAACTGGCACAAGGCCAAACGGAGGGTTCAAACCCTTCACACCCGTATCGCCAATGCCCGGCGCGACGATCTGCACAAGGCCACGACCACGATCAGCCAAAACCACGCGATGGTGTGGATCGAGGACTTGCAGGTGAGGAACATGTCGCGCAGCGCTGCGGGAACGGCCGAGCGACCGTGCAGGAATGTCCGGGCCAAGAGCGGCTTGAACAAGTCGATCCTGGACCAGGGCTGGGCCGAGTTTCGCCGGCAACTGGACGACAAGCTCCAGTGGAGCGGCGGATGGCTCGTTGCGGTGCCGCCGCACAACACGAGCCGCACCTGTCCAGACTGCGGCCACATCGCGGCGGACAATCGCCGCACGCAGGCCCAGTTCAGATGCGTGGCGTGTGGCTATGCGAATCATGCCGATGTGGTCGGCGCGATGAATATTTTGGCGCGGGGACACCGCGTTGCAGCCTGTGGAGAGGTGGTGCATTCAGGCCCCTCGGCGAAGCAGGAACCCACCGAAGCGACTGCGTATGAGGTCACTCATGCGTAGCGCCGTAGGAATCCCCGTCCTTCCCGCGCAAGCGGTGGCGAAAGCCAAGGGCGGGGAGGATGTCAAGTCGCCAGGCAGCCCGTCTGGCACAGCGCCGACCATGGACGCACGACACCCCATGCGTCGGCTGATCCGTTCGGGCTCCAGCTTCGAGGCCTTGGCCGGCTACAGCCGCGCCGTGGTCGACGGCCGCGACGTGCACGTGTCGGGCACGACCGGCTTCGACTACGCACGCATGACCATCGACGAGGACGCGGTGGCGCAGACGCACCAGTGCTTTCGCAACATCGACGCCGCGTTGCGCGAAGCCGGGTGCACACTGGATGATGTGGTGCGCGTGCGCTACCTGCTCACCGACGCGGCGCTGTTCGAGCGCCTGGCGCCCCTCTTCGGCGAATACTTTGCCCGCGCGCGCCCGGCGGCCACCGCCCAGGTCTGCGGACTGGTGGATCCGCGCATGCGCATCGAAATCGAAGTGACGGCCAAACTTCCGGAGACCGCCTGACCATGCTGCTTGATGCCGACCACCAGATGATCCGCGACGCGGTGCGCGACTTCGTGCAAGCCGAAATCGCCCCCCACGCGGCGAGCTGGGCGCAGCAGTCGCGCTTTCCCCGCGAAGCGCTGGAGGGGCTGGCGGCGCTGGGTTGCCTGGGCATCGCCGTGCCCACGGCGTGGGACGGCGCCGGGCTGGACTATCTGGCGCTGGCGCTGGCCATCGAGGAAATTGCCGCAGGCGACGGCGCAACCAGCACCGTGGTCAGTGTGAACAACTGCCCCGTGTGCTCGATCCTCCTGGCCTGGGGCAGCGACGCGCAAAAGCAGCGCTGGCTCAAGCCGGTGGCGCGTGGCGCCATGATCGGCGCCTTCGCGCTGACTGAGCCGCAGGCCGGCTCCGACGCATCGAACCTGCGCACCACGGCTCGCCGGGACGGCGACGATTACGTGCTCGACGGGGTCAAGCAGTTCATCACCAGCGGCAAGAACGGCCAGGTCGCCATTGTCCTGGCTGCAACCGACCGCGCAGCCGGCAAGCACGGCATCAGCGCATTCATCGTCCCCACCGATGCGCCGGGCTACAGCGTCGAGCGCCTGGAACACAAGGCCGGCCAGGCGGCCAGCGACACGGCGCAGATTCGCCTGCAGGCCTGCCGTGTGCCAGCAAGCCAGCGCATCGGGCGCGAAGGCGAGGGCTACAAAATCGCGCTCTCAGGCCTCGAAGGGGGCCGGATCGGCATTGCCTCGCAGGCCGTGGGCATGGCACGCGCGGCGTTCGAGGCTGCGCTGCGCTATGCACGCGAGCGCAGTGCCTTCGGCCGCACGCTGTTCGAGCACCAGGCGGTGCAATTCAGGCTCGCGGAGATGGCCATGCGCATTGAGACCGCGCGGCAGATGGTGTGGCATGCCGCCCAGCTCAAGGATGCCGGCGTGCCGTGCCTGAAGGAGGCGGCCATGGCCAAGCTGTATGCCAGCGAGATGGCCGAGGCCGTGTGCAGCGACGCGATGCAGATCCACGGCGGCTACGGCTACGTGGAAGACTTCCCCGTCGAGCGCATCTGGCGTGACGTGCGGGTATGCCAGATTTACGAAGGCACGAGCGACGTGCAGAAAATACTCATCGCCCGCGCGCTGTAATGCAAGACCGACAAGAGCCCACCCCACCGAGGAGACCCGTCATGCCTGTGGCACCCATCGCGTTCTTTTTCGATTTTTCCTCACCCTATTCCTACCTTGCGAGCACGCAGATCGAGGCGCTGGCAGAGCGGCACGACCGCGGCATCGAGTGGGTGCCGATCCTGCTTGGTCCGGTGTTCGCCACGACAGGGGCCAAGCCCCTGGTCGAGCAGCCTTTGAAAGGGGATTACGCGCGCATCGACATTCCCCGCTCGGCACGCTTTTTCGGCGTGCCGTACCAGCATCCGGCGCCCTTCCCCATCGCCACGCACCATGCGGCGCGCGTGCTCATCGGCCTGCAGCGCGAGCTGCCCGCACAGGCTGTGCCCTGGGTGCACGCGGCGTTCAGCGCCTATTTCATGCAGGGCAGGAACATCAGCCAACCCGAGGTGCTGCACAGTGTGGCGCAAGACCTCGGCATCAACACGGCCCGCATTGATGGCTGGTGCAACGAGCCGCAAATCAAGGCACAGCTCAAGGCCAACGTCGACCGCGCGATGCAAAGCGGGGTTTGCGGCGCCCCGTTTTTCGTGGTGGACGATGAGCCCTTCTGGGGGGTGGACCGCCTGCCCCAGATCGACCGCTGGCTCACGGCCCGGTTTTGACAACACGCCATCCATCCGGTTCCGCAGACGACGCCCGAGCGCCGCGAACCCCAACCCCGGAGACATCCATGACCGCTGTATTCACCACCAGCTACGCCTGCGGCGAACAACGCCAGCCCCTGCTCACCCAGACCCTCGGTGCCTTCTTCGATGCCATGGCGGAGCGCCAGGGCGCGCATGAAGCCCTGGTGTCCCGTCACCAGGGCCGGCACCTGTCGTACACCGAACTGCGCCGCGAAGTCGACCAACTGGCAAGCGCCATGCTCCGAAGCGGTTTGCGCAAGGGCGACCGCGTGGGCATCTGGGCCCACAACTGCGTGGAGTGGGTGCTGATGCAACTGGCCACCGCCAAGGTGGGCATCATCCTGGTCAACATCAATCCTGCATACCGCACCACCGAGGTCGAGTACGCCCTCAACAAGGTGGGCTGCAAGGCGCTCGTCACCATGACCCGGTTCAAGACCAGCGACTACCTGGCGATGCTGCGTGAACTGGCGCCCGAGATCTCCGCCAGCACACCCGGTGCGCTGCGCGCGGCGAGACTGCCCGACTTGCGGCTCGTGGTGCATCTGGGTGATGCTGCGGAAGCCGGCATGCTGCGTTTTGCCGACTGGATTGCCCAAGGCAGCGCAGCCGACCCGGTGGTGGCCCAGGCCGCGGCGCAGCTCAGCGCCACGGAGCCCATCAACATCCAGTTCACCAGCGGCACCACGGGCTTTCCCAAGGGCGCCACGCTCACGCACAGCAACATCCTGAACAACGGCTATTTCATTGGCGAGGCGATGAAACTCACGGCCGCCGACAGGCTGTGCATTCCCGTGCCGCTCTACCACTGCTTCGGCATGGTGCTGGGCAATCTGGCGTGCCTCACGCACGGCGCCACGATCGTGTATCCCAACGATGCATTCGACCCGCTGCTGACGCTGCAAGCCGTGCAGGACGAAGCCTGCACCGGACTGCACGGCGTGCCCACCATGTTCATCGCCATGCTCGATCACCCGCGCTTTGCCGAGTTCGATCTGGGCACCTTGCGCACCGGCATCATGGCCGGCAGCCCCTGCCCCACCGCGGTGATGAAGCGCGTGGTCAGCGACATGCACCTGTCAGAGATCACCATCGCCTATGGCATGACCGAGACGGCGCCCGTGAGTTGTCAAAGCTCGACCGACACGCCGCTGGACAAGCGGGTGAGCACGGTCGGCCAGGTGCAGCCGCATCTGGAGGTCAAGATCGTCGACGCGCAAACCGGCGCGGTCGTGCCCCGGGCACCCCCGGTGAGCTGTGCACCCGTGGCTATTCGGTAATGCACGGCTACTGGGGTGACGAGGCGAAGACGCGCGAGGCCATCGACCCTGAGGGCTGGATGCACACCGGCGACCTGGCCACGATGGACGCCGAGGGCTATGTCAACATCGTCGGGCGCATCAAGGACATGGTGATCCGCGGCGGCGAGAACATCTATCCGCGTGAGGTGGAGGAATTCCTCTACCGACACCCCCAGGTGCAGGACGTGCAGGTGGTGGGCGTGCCCGATCCGAAGTACGGCGAGGAGCTATGCGCCTGGATCATCCCCAAGCCGGGCACAACCCCCACCGAAAGCGACATTCGCGCGTTCTGCAACGGGCAGATTGCCCACTACAAGATCCCCCGCTACATCCGTTTCGTGCAGAGTTTTCCCCTGACCATCACGGGCAAGGTGCAAAAGTTCAAGATTCGCGACGAGATGAAACAGGAACTCGGCTTGCAGGAACAACGCACCGCCTGACCCCTGCCGACCATCATGCCCCACATCGAATCCCGTATCGACATCCGAAGCGCCGCCTGCGCCGCCAACGCGCAGGCCATGCGCGCGCTGCTCGAT
This window contains:
- a CDS encoding 2-hydroxychromene-2-carboxylate isomerase produces the protein MPVAPIAFFFDFSSPYSYLASTQIEALAERHDRGIEWVPILLGPVFATTGAKPLVEQPLKGDYARIDIPRSARFFGVPYQHPAPFPIATHHAARVLIGLQRELPAQAVPWVHAAFSAYFMQGRNISQPEVLHSVAQDLGINTARIDGWCNEPQIKAQLKANVDRAMQSGVCGAPFFVVDDEPFWGVDRLPQIDRWLTARF
- a CDS encoding acyl-CoA dehydrogenase family protein, with the protein product MLLDADHQMIRDAVRDFVQAEIAPHAASWAQQSRFPREALEGLAALGCLGIAVPTAWDGAGLDYLALALAIEEIAAGDGATSTVVSVNNCPVCSILLAWGSDAQKQRWLKPVARGAMIGAFALTEPQAGSDASNLRTTARRDGDDYVLDGVKQFITSGKNGQVAIVLAATDRAAGKHGISAFIVPTDAPGYSVERLEHKAGQAASDTAQIRLQACRVPASQRIGREGEGYKIALSGLEGGRIGIASQAVGMARAAFEAALRYARERSAFGRTLFEHQAVQFRLAEMAMRIETARQMVWHAAQLKDAGVPCLKEAAMAKLYASEMAEAVCSDAMQIHGGYGYVEDFPVERIWRDVRVCQIYEGTSDVQKILIARAL
- the aceK gene encoding bifunctional isocitrate dehydrogenase kinase/phosphatase; translation: MNQFPPRLDSQVAFAIARAMLDGFNKHYRLFREVSREAKARFEAADWAGQQRAQRERIAFYDTRVDEATERLQTEFDAGHLDTEIWHQAKLHYIGLLTNHLQPELAETFFNSVTTKILHRRHFHNDILFVRPAISTEYIEYDEPAAQPTFRAYYPTHDSLRETLTRIIHNFQLQRPFEDLERDIGLVLQAVQQRLQGARLRSNFQIQVLSSLFYRNKGAYVVGRIINGFWEFPLTLPILHNERGQLIIDTALLHEDDLLLVFSFARAYFMVDMAVPSAYVQFLRSLMPRKPRSELYSALGLAKQGKTLFYRDFLYHLRHSSDRFTTAPGIRGMVMLVFTLPSFPFVFKVIRDFYPAPKDTTREKIKAKYLLVKQHDRVGRMADTLEYSNVAFPRERFDPELVAELKATCASQLEEDGNLLVIRHCYIERRMIPLNIYLQEATPGQLEAAVIDYGNAIKDLVAANIFPGDMLWKNFGITRHGKVVFYDYDEIEYMTDCNFRRVPPARCEEDEMAAEPWYPVGAHDIFPETFGTFLLGNPQVRAVFMRHHADLLDAAYWQAQQQRTREGHVFDVFPYDTSRRFIHGAAHASPSPSDGESGPSQAGAPAPSSPGSLQPTTLLEVS
- a CDS encoding acetyl-CoA C-acyltransferase, whose product is MNADPIVIVSAARTPIGGLLGDFASVPAWQLGAAAIRAAVQRSGVASDAVDEVLMGNCLMAGQGQAPARQAALAAGLPQSAGAVTLSKMCGSGMRAMMFAHDMLSVGSASVLVAGGMESMTNAPHLAFVRKGVKYGLTQFYDHMALDGLEDAYDRGKAMGVFAESCVAKYSFTREAMDAFAIASTERSKKANEDGSFNWEMAPVTVAGRGGDVQISRDEQPFKAKLDKIPGLKPAFKKDGSITAATSSSISDGAAALVLMRQSTAQRLGCTPLARIAAHAVHAQAPEWFTTAPVGAIHKVLGKAEWQAKDVDLWEVNEAFAAVTMAAMHEFSLPHDIVNVHGGAVALGHPIGASGARIVVTLLGALRTRGLKKGVAALCIGGGEATAMAVELL
- a CDS encoding RidA family protein → MRSAVGIPVLPAQAVAKAKGGEDVKSPGSPSGTAPTMDARHPMRRLIRSGSSFEALAGYSRAVVDGRDVHVSGTTGFDYARMTIDEDAVAQTHQCFRNIDAALREAGCTLDDVVRVRYLLTDAALFERLAPLFGEYFARARPAATAQVCGLVDPRMRIEIEVTAKLPETA
- a CDS encoding RNA-guided endonuclease TnpB family protein, which gives rise to MKRLQAFKYELMATGEQQRQMRRFAGSCRVVFNEALALQKTRHERGEQKLGYAGLCKELTAWRNGAPLPSGRVAPWLAEAPIHPLQQALKDLDRAYTHFFAKRADFPRFKKKGQGASFRYPDPKQIKLDAGNSRIALPKLGWLRYRNSRDVLGAVRNVTVSSSGGTWFVSIQTEREVEQPIPSATRAIGIDVGIARFATFSDGAFLPPLNSFRTHAVRLARYQRAMSRKVQFSKNWHKAKRRVQTLHTRIANARRDDLHKATTTISQNHAMVWIEDLQVRNMSRSAAGTAERPCRNVRAKSGLNKSILDQGWAEFRRQLDDKLQWSGGWLVAVPPHNTSRTCPDCGHIAADNRRTQAQFRCVACGYANHADVVGAMNILARGHRVAACGEVVHSGPSAKQEPTEATAYEVTHA